Below is a window of Bradyrhizobium sp. SZCCHNS1050 DNA.
TTCGACATCGTCAAGTGGACCTTGTTCGGGCTGGTGACGGCCGAGGAGCTCGGCGTGACGCAGGCGAACGTCGATGAAATGGCCAAGTCGGACAAGCCGGAGTTCAAGCGCGCCTTCGGCACCGACGGCAATCTCGGCGAGCAGCTCGGCCTCACCAAGGACTGGTTCTACCGGATCGTGAAAGCGGTCGGAAACTACGGCGAGATGTATGATCGCAACGTCGGCGCCGGCTCCAAGCTGCAGATCGCGCGCGGTCTGAACCAGCTCTGGAACAAGGGCGGCCTGCAATACGCGCCGCCGATCCGCTGATCACTGCACGATAGCGGGGCTGCGGCGAATGAGCATCGAAGCAAGGTTACCGCCTACGCAATATGGGCTTCGGCTGAAGCGCATGCTGGGTGGCAAGGCAGGATGGAACGGCATCATCCTCCAGATCCTGTTCGTCGCAGTGCTGGTGTGGGTTGGCTACGAGATCGTGGCCAACGCACGCAGCAACCTCGCCACCCAGCGGATCACGTCGGGCTTCGGCTTCCTCAACAATACGGCCGGCTTCGACGTCAACCAGACCCTGATCAGCTACTCCGGCTCCGACAGCTACAGCCGCGTGCTGATCGTCGGCGTGCTAAACACGCTGCTGGTCTCCGTCATCGGTATCGTGCTGGCGACCATCCTTGGCTTTCTGGTTGCGCTTGGCCGCTTGTCACCCAACGTATTGCTCTCGCGGGTCTCCGGCGCCTATGTCGAGCTGATCCGGAACCTGCCGCTCCTGTTCCAGATCCTGTTCTGGTATCTCGCGGTGTTGGCGGCTCTGCCCGGACCGCGGCAGAGCATCTCTCTTTTCTCGACCTTCTTTCTCAACAACCGCGGCTTCATCGTTCCGCGCCCGATCGAGGAGCCCGGCTTCACGCCGTTCGCGATCGTGCTCGGTGTGGCGATCGTGGTCTCGATCGGTCTGCACTATTACGCGCGGCGTGAGCTGTTCCTGCGCGGCCATGTGATCCGGATTTGGCCCTACCTGCTGGGGCTGCTGATCGGCCTGCCGCTAATTGCAATGCTCGTGTTCGGCGTGCCGATTTCGTTCGAGGTGCCGGCGCTCAAGGGATTCAACTTCGCCGGCGGCTCCCGCATCATTCCAGAGCTCGTTGCGCTGACCCTGGCGCTCACCATGTACACGGCGTCGTTCATCGCCGAGGTGGTACGGGCGGGAATCCTCTCGGTCCACAAGGGACAGATGGAAGCGGGGCTCTCGCTTGGACTGAGCCGCGGCACCGTGCTGCGCCTGATCGTCGTGCCACAGGCGCTCCGCGTCATCCTGCCGCCGCTGACGAACCAGTATTTGAACCTGACCAAGAATTCCTCGCTCGCGGTCGCTATCGGTTATCCCGATCTCGTGTCGGTGTTCGCGGGCACGACGATGAGCCAGACGGGGCAGGCCATCGAGATCATCGGAATCACGATGGGCGTCTATCTGGCGCTGTCGCTGATTACGAGCGCGATGATGAGCTTCTATAGCTGGCGGCTTGGGAAGAGACTTGGCGCATGACCGACATCACGGCCTCAACCTTCATCCGTCAGGACATGGCTGGAGAACGCCCGGCGCCCATCAAGACGACCGGTTTCGTCGGCTTCGTCCGCACGAGGCTGTTGAACTCGCCGACCAATATCCTGCTCACCCTGGTGAGCGCACTGTTGATCTGGTTCACCGTGATTCCGGCGGTCAAGTTCCTGCTGGTCGACGCGGTGTGGGTCGGCAAGGACCGCGATGCATGCCTGGCGCAGAACGCCGGCCATCCGGTCGGCGCCTGTTGGCCCTACATTTCGGCGAAGTTCAGCCAGTTCATGTACGGCTTCTACCCGGAGGCCGACCGCTGGCGCGTCAATCTGACCTATGTGCTGGCGGTGGTGCTGCTCGTGCCGCTGCTGATTCCGCGCCTGCCGGCCAAAGGCCTTAATGCGGGTCTGTTCTTCTTCGCGCTGCCGATGGTCGCGTTCTTCCTGCTCTATGGCGGTGGGCTGGAGGGCTTCGGCGTGAGCTGGGCCACAGGCACCCTCCAGCTGTTCGTCGAGAGCATCGATACGGCCGGCAACGCGCTGGTGCGCGCCGGCGATAACGTGCCGGTGGTCGGCATGCTGCTGTGGCTGCTCGGCAAGCTGGTCGTGCTGATCGGAACGCTCGCATCGCTCGTGATCTGGCCGCTGGTCTGGATCCGCAATGAACTGCAGCAATCTCACCAGCCCGTGTGG
It encodes the following:
- a CDS encoding amino acid ABC transporter permease, which produces MSIEARLPPTQYGLRLKRMLGGKAGWNGIILQILFVAVLVWVGYEIVANARSNLATQRITSGFGFLNNTAGFDVNQTLISYSGSDSYSRVLIVGVLNTLLVSVIGIVLATILGFLVALGRLSPNVLLSRVSGAYVELIRNLPLLFQILFWYLAVLAALPGPRQSISLFSTFFLNNRGFIVPRPIEEPGFTPFAIVLGVAIVVSIGLHYYARRELFLRGHVIRIWPYLLGLLIGLPLIAMLVFGVPISFEVPALKGFNFAGGSRIIPELVALTLALTMYTASFIAEVVRAGILSVHKGQMEAGLSLGLSRGTVLRLIVVPQALRVILPPLTNQYLNLTKNSSLAVAIGYPDLVSVFAGTTMSQTGQAIEIIGITMGVYLALSLITSAMMSFYSWRLGKRLGA